From the genome of Populus alba chromosome 10, ASM523922v2, whole genome shotgun sequence, one region includes:
- the LOC118046394 gene encoding MLP-like protein 43, with the protein MTVLFGKMEAEVEIKVSAETFHDIFSCRPHHISNMSPAKIQNVDLHEGEWGKPGTVICWSYVHDGVAKTAKEVIEAIDDEKLSTTFKVIEGDITTEYKNFIIIVQATPKGEGSCLVHWTFEYEKLNENVPDPQTLLEFCIHCSKEIEDHHLTQLPTAQA; encoded by the exons ATGACAGTACTCTTCGGTAAGATGGAGGCTGAAGTAGAGATCAAAGTTTCTGCTGAAACATTTCATGATATCTTCAGCTGCAGACCACACCACATTTCCAATATGAGCCCTGCCAAGATACAGAACGTTGATCTCCATGAAGGTGAATGGGGGAAGCCGGGCACTGTAATCTGCTGGAGTTATGTACATG atggTGTTGCTAAGACTGCGAAGGAGGTTATTGAAGCTATAGACGATGAGAAGCTGTCAACCACCTTCAAAGTGATTGAAGGTGACATCACCACGGAGTACAAGAATTTCATAATTATCGTTCAAGCTACTCCCAAGGGAGAGGGCAGCTGCTTGGTTCACTGGACTTTTGAATATGAGAAGCTAAATGAGAACGTTCCAGATCCTCAAACGTTGCTTGAGTTTTGCATCCATTGCAGCAAAGAAATTGAGGATCATCACCTTACCCAGCTACCAACAGCACAGGCATGA
- the LOC118046396 gene encoding protein C2-DOMAIN ABA-RELATED 7, protein MDNLLGLLRIRVKRGNNLAVRDLGTSDPYAVITMGKQKLKTRVVKKNCNPEWNEELTLSITDINVPINLTVFDKDRFTVDDKMGEAEIDIKAYIASLKMGLQNLPNGCVVSRVKPSRNNCLADESCVVWDNGKILQDMILRLRNVESGEVMIQIEWVNVPGCRGLEIGDREAPWNRSKRLD, encoded by the exons ATGGATAACCTTCTTGGCCTTCTCAGAATCCGGGTGAAACGAGGCAACAATCTTGCCGTTCGCGATCTTGGTACCAGTGATCCTTATGCTGTCATCACCATGGGAAAACAG AAATTGAAGACTCGAGTGGTGAAAAAAAACTGCAATCCAGAGTGGAACGAGGAGCTTACTCTTTCAATCACAGATATCAATGTTCCAATCAATTTA ACTGTGTTTGACAAAGACAGATTTACCGTGGATGATAAAATGGGTGAAGCGGAAATAGACATCAAAGCATATATCGCGAGTCTAAAGATGGGATTGCAAAATCTCCCAAACGGTTGTGTGGTCTCAAGAGTGAAGCCAAGCCGGAACAACTGCCTTGCTGACGAGAGCTGCGTTGTTTGGGATAACGGCAAAATCCTGCAAGACATGATTCTCAGATTAAGAAATGTGGAGTCCGGTGAAGTGATGATTCAAATCGAGTGGGTTAATGTTCCAGGTTGTCGGGGATTGGAAATTGGAG ACAGGGAAGCACCATGGAACAGGTCGAAGAGACTCGACTGA
- the LOC118046397 gene encoding uncharacterized protein At4g22758, which translates to MGLYKQKKNQAAKGNRFLISVTVLGSAGPIRFVVNEEDLVVAVIATALKSYAREGRLPILGSDLNDFLLYCPNAGSDAISPWETIGSLGARNFMLCKKPQHLKVAEKDGRSNAAISQKGSGSWKAWINKVTQS; encoded by the exons atGGGTCTTTACAAGCAGAAAAAGAACCAGGCAGCCAAGGGCAACAGGTTCTTGATTAGCGTGACGGTGTTAGGGAGTGCAGGGCCGATCCGGTTTGTTGTTAACGAGGAGGATCTAGTGGTTGCTGTTATCGCTACTGCCTTGAAGTCCTATGCGCGTGAGGGTCGCCTTCCAATTCTAGGCTCTGATCTCAatgatttcttgctttattgccCCAATGCTGGTTCTGATG CTATAAGCCCATGGGAAACCATCGGATCGCTCGGAGCTCGCAATTTTATGCTTTGCAAGAAGCCACAGCATCTGAAAGTGGCGGAGAAGGATGGGAGATCCAATGCAGCAATTTCCCAGAAGGGGAGTGGGAGCTGGAAGGCATGGATTAATAAAGTCACTCAATCTTAG
- the LOC118046393 gene encoding MLP-like protein 43: MTLFGKMEAEVEVKVSAETFHDIFSCRPHHISNMSPAKIQNVDLHEGEWGKPGSVICWSYVHDGVAKTAKEVIEAIDDEKLSTTFKVIEGDMITTEYKSFTAIVQATPKGEGSCLAHWTFEYEKLNENVPDPQTVLQFWIHCLKDIEDHHRTQLPRAQA, from the exons ATGACACTCTTTGGTAAGATGGAGGCTGAAGTAGAGGTCAAAGTTTCTGCTGAAACATTTCATGATATCTTCAGCTGCAGACCACACCACATTTCCAATATGAGCCCTGCCAAGATACAGAATGTTGATCTCCACGAAGGTGAATGGGGGAAGCCGGGCTCTGTAATCTGCTGGAGTTATGTACATG ATGGGGTTGCGAAGACTGCGAAGGAGGTTATTGAAGCTATAGACGACGAGAAGCTGTCAACCACCTTCAAAGTGATTGAGGGAGACATGATCACCACGGAGTACAAGAGTTTCACGGCTATCGTTCAGGCTACTCCCAAGGGAGAGGGCAGCTGCTTGGCTCACTGGACTTTTGAATATGAGAAGCTAAATGAGAACGTTCCAGATCCTCAAACGGTGCTTCAGTTTTGGATCCATTGCCTCAAAGACATTGAGGATCATCACCGTACCCAGCTACCAAGAGCACAGGCATGA
- the LOC118046398 gene encoding DELLA protein GAIP, giving the protein MKREHSNLHPQQLTNPSSLAAGGYSFTSTGTMTSNNGKATTWEEEKGRQADGGMDELLAVLGYKVRSSDMAEVAQKLEQLEEVMGHAQEDGLSHLASDSVHYNPSDLSTWLESMLSELNPNHHFDPSADSLLGPAESSTVTSIDFTDRKHHQQPKLFEESSSSEYDLKVIPGKAVFSPTQIDSRESKRLKTDLYQTSSSPSSSSTTLGSLVASTESTRPVVLVDSQENGVRLVHLLMACAEAVQGDNLNLAEALVKQIGFLAVSQAGAMRKVATYFAEALARRIYKLYPQNSIDHSLSDILQIHFYETCPYLKFAHFTANQAILEAFEGKKRVHVIDFSMNQGMQWPALMQALALRPGGPPAFRLTGIGPPAHDNTDQLQEVGWKLAQLAETIHVEFEYRGFVANSLADLDASMLELRPPQFESVAVNSIFEFHKLLAIPGDMKKVLSVVKQMKPEIVTVVEQEANHNGPVFLDRFTESLHYYSTLFDSLEGSASTQDKVMSEVYLAKQICNVVACEGPSRVERHETLTQWRTRLSSAGFAPVHLGSNAFKQASMLLALFAGGDGYRVEENNGCLMLGWHTRPLIATSAWRVNNHHPVGGAA; this is encoded by the coding sequence ATGAAAAGAGAACACTCAAATCTCCATCCTCAACAACTTACTAACCCATCTTCTCTAGCTGCAGGCGGGTATTCTTTTACTAGCACCGGCACTATGACTTCTAATAACGGGAAAGCTACGACGTGGGAGGAAGAGAAGGGACGTCAAGCAGATGGCGGGATGGATGAACTTTTAGCTGTTCTGGGTTACAAAGTAAGGTCATCAGACATGGCTGAGGTTGCCCAAAAACTTGAACAGCTTGAAGAAGTGATGGGTCATGCACAAGAAGATGGTCTTTCCCATCTTGCATCTGATTCTGTTCACTACAATCCTTCCGATCTGTCTACTTGGCTTGAAAGTATGCTTTCTGAGTTAAACCCAAATCACCATTTCGATCCTTCTGCTGATTCTTTACTTGGTCCTGCTGAATCTTCCACCGTCACTTCCATCGATTTCACCGACCGCAAACATCATCAGCAACCAAAGCTGTTCGAGGAATCTTCATCATCGGAATATGATCTGAAAGTTATACCAGGTAAGGCTGTCTTCTCTCCAACCCAGATCGACTCTAGAGAATCTAAACGCTTAAAAACAGACCTATATCAAACATCCTCTTCGCCATCCTCGTCCTCCACAACTCTCGGTTCTCTGGTGGCTTCGACTGAGTCAACTCGCCCGGTGGTCCTGGTTGACTCACAAGAAAACGGTGTTCGTCTCGTCCATCTCTTAATGGCCTGTGCTGAAGCCGTCCAGGGAGACAACTTAAATCTGGCGGAAGCCCTCGTCAAACAAATCGGCTTTTTAGCTGTTTCTCAGGCCGGAGCCATGCGTAAGGTAGCCACCTACTTCGCCGAGGCATTAGCTCGGAGAATCTACAAATTATACCCTCAAAATTCAATCGACCACTCTCTCTCAGATATTCTTCAGATACACTTCTATGAGACCTGCCCTTATCTCAAGTTCGCTCACTTCACGGCCAATCAAGCGATTCTTGAAGCCTTTGAAGGGAAAAAACGGGTTcatgttattgatttttctatGAACCAAGGCATGCAGTGGCCCGCTTTAATGCAAGCTCTTGCTCTCAGACCTGGTGGCCCACCTGCTTTTCGGTTAACCGGCATTGGACCACCGGCTCATGATAACACGGACCAACTTCAAGAGGTGGGGTGGAAGTTGGCTCAGTTGGCAGAGACTATTCATGTGGAATTTGAGTATAGAGGTTTTGTGGCTAACAGTTTGGCTGATCTCGATGCTTCCATGCTAGAACTCAGACCTCCTCAGTTCGAGTCTGTGGCTGTTAACTCGATCTTTGAGTTTCATAAATTGTTGGCTATACCGGGAGATATGAAGAAGGTTTTATCagttgtgaaacaaatgaaaccGGAGATTGTTACTGTCGTTGAGCAAGAAGCGAACCATAACGGTCCGGTTTTCTTGGACAGGTTCACCGAGTCACTGCACTATTACTCGACTCTGTTTGACTCGTTGGAGGGATCAGCGAGTACCCAAGATAAGGTAATGTCAGAGGTGTACTTGGCGAAGCAGATTTGCAATGTTGTGGCTTGTGAAGGACCTAGCCGAGTTGAGAGGCACGAGACCCTGACTCAGTGGCGAACTCGGCTGAGTTCGGCTGGGTTTGCTCCGGTTCATCTCGGTTCCAACGCGTTTAAGCAAGCCAGCATGTTGTTGGCCCTGTTTGCTGGTGGAGACGGGTATAGAGTGGAAGAGAATAATGGGTGTCTGATGCTGGGTTGGCATACTCGCCCACTCATTGCCACATCGGCCTGGCGGGTCAACAACCACCACCCAGTAGGTGGTGCTGCTTAA